One Cellulomonas taurus genomic region harbors:
- a CDS encoding sensor histidine kinase: MIERARTLWRRTPLSARLVGITTVLLAIGLTIAGTATTTLLRSYLIGQVDEQLAAQTQYYSERMAAIYSVEQSLESVSRDSWTQFDYALDVQILDESVQIPPSAATASAYGAPVMPDLTLDTVADYTGHAFTVRSSKAASGWRVIVTPVTTRGTDTVVGWVTMAKPMGEAGDIVRSAAVAMWTSAAAIMIIGAVAGTWAVRRSLRPLREIEDTAATIAAGDLSRRVPEAPETTEVGRLSASLNGMLTQIEAAFDARTASEERMRRFVADASHELRTPLAAIRGYGELYRMGALTEKEQVDDTMRRIEQSATRMGGLVEDLLALARLDADRPGRTDPVDLAVLATDAAHDLRALDPGREVRVRSLTPGADDELPTTVVLGDEPRLRQVLANLIGNIARHTPAGSPAELLVGRIGDRVVLEVRDHGPGIPPEHAGRVFERFYRIDASRTREPAGTGGGAGLGMAIVAAIIDTHLGSVAIDRTPGGGTTVRVELPALDRPDQPGD, from the coding sequence GTGATCGAGCGCGCTCGCACGCTCTGGCGGCGCACCCCGCTCAGCGCCCGACTGGTCGGCATCACCACCGTGCTGCTGGCGATCGGCCTGACCATCGCGGGCACCGCCACCACCACGCTGCTGCGCAGTTACCTGATCGGGCAGGTGGACGAGCAACTGGCCGCCCAGACCCAGTACTACTCCGAGCGGATGGCGGCGATCTACTCGGTCGAACAAAGCCTGGAGTCGGTCAGCCGGGACAGCTGGACCCAGTTCGACTACGCCCTGGACGTGCAGATCCTGGACGAGAGCGTGCAGATCCCGCCCTCTGCTGCCACCGCCTCCGCGTACGGCGCACCGGTGATGCCGGACCTGACCCTGGACACCGTCGCGGACTACACCGGCCATGCCTTCACCGTGCGGTCGTCCAAGGCGGCCTCCGGCTGGCGGGTGATCGTCACGCCGGTCACCACCCGCGGCACCGACACGGTGGTCGGCTGGGTGACGATGGCCAAGCCGATGGGCGAGGCCGGGGACATCGTCCGGTCGGCTGCGGTGGCGATGTGGACCTCCGCCGCGGCGATCATGATCATCGGCGCGGTCGCCGGGACCTGGGCGGTGCGCCGCTCGCTGCGGCCGCTGCGCGAGATCGAGGACACCGCCGCCACCATCGCCGCCGGTGACCTGTCGCGCCGCGTCCCGGAGGCCCCGGAGACCACCGAGGTCGGTCGGCTGTCCGCCTCGCTGAACGGGATGTTGACCCAGATCGAGGCGGCCTTCGACGCGCGCACCGCCTCGGAGGAGCGGATGCGCCGGTTCGTCGCCGACGCCTCCCACGAGCTGCGCACTCCGCTGGCGGCGATCCGCGGCTACGGCGAGCTGTACCGGATGGGTGCCCTGACCGAGAAGGAGCAGGTGGACGACACCATGCGCCGGATCGAGCAGTCGGCGACCCGGATGGGCGGTCTGGTCGAAGACCTGCTCGCCCTGGCCCGGCTGGACGCCGACCGACCCGGCCGCACCGACCCGGTCGACCTGGCGGTGCTGGCCACCGACGCCGCCCACGACCTGCGTGCCCTCGACCCCGGCCGGGAGGTGCGGGTCCGTTCCCTGACCCCGGGCGCGGACGACGAGCTGCCCACCACCGTGGTGCTCGGCGACGAGCCGCGGCTGCGTCAGGTCCTGGCGAACCTGATCGGCAACATCGCCCGGCACACCCCCGCCGGATCACCCGCCGAACTGCTGGTCGGCCGGATCGGGGACCGGGTGGTGCTGGAGGTGCGCGACCACGGACCCGGCATCCCGCCGGAACACGCGGGCCGGGTGTTCGAGCGGTTCTACCGGATCGACGCCAGCCGCACCCGGGAACCCGCAGGCACCGGCGGCGGGGCGGGGCTGGGCATGGCGATCGTCGCCGCGATCATCGACACCCACCTGGGCAGCGTCGCCATCGACCGGACGCCCGGCGGCGGCACCACCGTCCGGGTCGAGCTCCCGGCGCTCGACCGCCCCGACCAGCCCGGGGACTGA
- a CDS encoding HD domain-containing protein: MGVYDAPQWLLSAFVRSTLGAGATAPEDEIRRVGTELVERWTGPGRTYHNLRHLTDVLARVDELAEETHEPHLVRLAAWYHGAIFDADKLATYANRGGEDEVASAALAREQLTALGLPEAAVARVHQMVIALVRHQADPTDFDCAVLCDADLAMLAAEPQRYKAYLHDVREEYADIPMQDYLRARVKIVRKLLGRPSLFVSPLGAAWEEPARQNLAAELHKLEKVLAEVDAPAQPQP, translated from the coding sequence ATGGGCGTCTACGACGCACCGCAGTGGCTGTTGTCCGCCTTCGTCCGCAGCACCCTCGGTGCCGGGGCGACCGCACCGGAGGACGAGATCCGTCGGGTCGGGACCGAGCTGGTGGAGCGGTGGACCGGACCCGGCCGGACCTACCACAACCTGCGGCACCTGACCGATGTCCTGGCCCGGGTGGACGAGCTGGCCGAGGAGACCCACGAGCCGCACCTGGTCCGGCTGGCCGCCTGGTACCACGGTGCGATCTTCGACGCCGACAAGCTGGCCACCTACGCCAACCGCGGCGGTGAGGACGAGGTCGCCTCCGCCGCCCTGGCCCGCGAGCAGCTGACCGCCCTCGGTCTGCCGGAGGCCGCCGTCGCCCGGGTGCACCAGATGGTGATCGCCCTGGTCCGGCACCAGGCCGACCCGACCGACTTCGACTGCGCGGTGCTCTGCGACGCCGACCTGGCGATGCTGGCCGCCGAGCCGCAGCGCTACAAGGCGTACCTGCACGACGTGCGGGAGGAGTACGCGGACATCCCGATGCAGGACTACCTGCGCGCCCGGGTGAAGATCGTGCGCAAGCTGCTGGGCCGGCCCAGCCTGTTCGTCAGCCCGCTCGGTGCCGCCTGGGAGGAACCCGCCCGGCAGAACCTCGCCGCCGAGTTGCACAAGCTGGAGAAGGTCCTGGCCGAGGTCGACGCCCCGGCCCAGCCCCAGCCCTGA
- a CDS encoding TPM domain-containing protein, translated as MPVLSSVLGLTVAASAFFGGTVLPAADPVSLSGEITDSAGVLSPAQTAEVQDALDQLARDTDYQLYVVYVDDFGSVSRDDWAQQTADLTGLGPQDLMLAVATDARVYTLAPQSVAGLSSSALDSVAADVEDDLRGDDWSGAAITAADGIRSAATGGSAGSSGSSLGWLFIGGLLVIGVITLVAYLASRRRAGQRPVGVGGRGHQQIPTAELNRRSASALVGIDDALRTADQELGFAQAQFGPEATGEFERVLAQAKQQVNEAFRLRQTLDDDVPDTEPQIRETATRILQIVEQVGTALDAQEQAFSKLREVEERAATALQEHSRSAADQRARIATARTTLDTLAARYPADALASVRQNPDQAGALLDEVDTALAQGTQAVEGGDRRTASRYARAAQEALGQVRTLLDAVDHAGAELATIGARLDAGIASISADLDDAARMAPQDPTVQARAADARSRIEAARTARAGTGDPLAALRDLTAAEAALDNALAPMREAADRARRAQGLLDQVLGRVAAGLRGTGDYIETRRGAVGPQARTRLAEADRLYRAAADQRDSDPERALAAAQQAEQRIAEAQRLAQQDVQQAERDRWDDRGPGGGGGLNGVGGMVLGGILIDSILRGGGGGFGGGGFGGGSRGGGGFGGGGRGGGFGGGGGGFGGGSRGGGF; from the coding sequence GTGCCCGTCCTCTCCTCCGTCCTCGGTCTCACCGTCGCGGCCTCGGCGTTCTTCGGCGGGACGGTGCTGCCCGCCGCCGATCCGGTGAGCCTGTCCGGTGAGATCACCGACAGCGCCGGGGTGCTCAGCCCGGCCCAGACCGCCGAGGTGCAGGACGCCCTGGACCAGCTCGCCCGGGACACCGACTACCAGCTCTACGTGGTCTACGTCGACGACTTCGGCTCGGTGTCCCGGGACGACTGGGCGCAGCAGACCGCCGACCTGACCGGCCTCGGCCCGCAGGACCTGATGCTCGCCGTCGCCACCGACGCGCGGGTCTACACCCTGGCGCCGCAGAGCGTGGCCGGGCTGTCCTCCTCCGCGCTGGACTCGGTGGCAGCCGACGTCGAGGACGACCTGCGTGGCGACGACTGGTCCGGCGCGGCGATCACCGCCGCCGACGGCATCCGGTCGGCCGCCACGGGTGGGTCGGCCGGGTCGTCCGGGTCGTCGCTGGGCTGGCTCTTCATCGGTGGCCTGCTGGTGATCGGTGTCATCACTCTCGTCGCCTATCTGGCATCCCGACGCCGGGCGGGACAGCGACCGGTGGGTGTGGGCGGTCGAGGCCACCAGCAGATCCCGACCGCCGAGCTGAACCGCCGATCGGCCTCGGCCCTGGTCGGGATCGATGACGCGCTGCGCACCGCCGACCAGGAGTTGGGCTTCGCGCAGGCGCAGTTCGGGCCGGAGGCCACCGGCGAGTTCGAACGGGTGCTGGCCCAGGCGAAGCAGCAGGTCAACGAGGCGTTCCGCCTGCGCCAGACCCTGGACGACGATGTGCCGGACACCGAGCCGCAGATCCGGGAGACCGCCACCCGCATCCTGCAGATCGTCGAGCAGGTCGGTACCGCCCTGGACGCCCAGGAGCAGGCGTTCAGCAAGCTCCGCGAGGTCGAGGAGCGCGCCGCCACCGCCTTGCAGGAGCACAGCCGCTCGGCGGCCGACCAGCGCGCCCGGATCGCCACCGCCCGCACCACCCTGGACACCCTGGCGGCGCGCTACCCCGCCGACGCGCTCGCCTCGGTGCGACAGAACCCGGACCAGGCCGGCGCGCTGCTGGACGAGGTGGACACCGCCCTCGCGCAGGGCACCCAAGCGGTCGAGGGTGGTGACCGCCGCACCGCGAGCCGCTACGCCCGCGCCGCCCAGGAGGCCCTCGGCCAGGTCCGCACCCTGCTGGACGCCGTCGACCACGCCGGGGCGGAGCTCGCCACCATCGGTGCCCGGCTGGACGCCGGGATCGCGTCGATCTCCGCCGACCTGGACGATGCGGCTCGGATGGCCCCGCAGGACCCCACCGTGCAGGCCCGCGCCGCCGACGCCCGGAGCCGGATCGAGGCCGCCCGCACCGCCCGCGCCGGCACCGGCGATCCGCTGGCCGCCCTGCGGGACCTGACCGCCGCCGAGGCGGCCCTGGACAACGCGCTGGCCCCGATGCGCGAGGCGGCGGACCGGGCACGGCGGGCCCAGGGCCTGCTGGACCAGGTGCTCGGCCGGGTCGCCGCCGGCCTGCGCGGCACCGGTGACTACATCGAGACCCGACGCGGCGCGGTGGGCCCCCAGGCCCGCACCCGCCTGGCCGAGGCCGACCGGCTCTACCGGGCGGCCGCCGACCAGCGCGACTCGGACCCGGAGCGGGCGCTGGCCGCCGCCCAGCAGGCCGAGCAGCGGATCGCCGAGGCTCAGCGGCTGGCGCAGCAGGACGTCCAGCAGGCCGAGCGGGACCGCTGGGACGACCGTGGCCCCGGTGGTGGCGGTGGGCTGAACGGTGTCGGCGGCATGGTGCTCGGCGGCATCCTGATCGATTCCATCCTGCGCGGTGGCGGCGGTGGCTTCGGCGGTGGCGGCTTCGGCGGCGGGTCCCGTGGCGGCGGTGGCTTCGGCGGCGGTGGTCGCGGTGGTGGCTTCGGCGGCGGGGGCGGCGGCTTCGGCGGCGGCTCTCGTGGCGGCGGATTCTGA
- a CDS encoding PspA/IM30 family protein, whose product MSEKQSIFGRITQLARANINALIDQAEDPQKMLDQLVRDYTGSIQDAEQAIAQTIGNLRLAEQDYAEDVAAAREWGNKALAASARADQYRSSGDAANADKFDNLAKVAISKQIAAEQEVKTAEPMIAQQRETAEKLKTGLAQMKDKLTDLKSRRDSLIARQKSAQAQQQVQQAIGSINVLDPTSEIARFEEKVRREEALAMGQAEIAASSLDSQFAELESAGTEIEVEARLAALKAGRPAPQIEG is encoded by the coding sequence ATGAGCGAGAAGCAGAGCATCTTCGGCCGGATCACCCAGTTGGCGCGGGCGAACATCAACGCGCTGATCGACCAGGCCGAGGACCCGCAGAAGATGCTGGACCAGCTGGTGCGCGACTACACCGGGTCGATCCAGGACGCGGAGCAGGCCATCGCCCAGACCATCGGGAATCTGCGGTTGGCCGAGCAGGACTACGCGGAGGACGTCGCCGCCGCCCGGGAGTGGGGCAACAAGGCGCTGGCCGCCTCCGCCCGGGCCGACCAGTACCGCTCGTCGGGCGACGCCGCGAACGCCGACAAGTTCGACAACCTGGCCAAGGTCGCGATCAGCAAGCAGATCGCCGCCGAGCAGGAGGTCAAAACCGCCGAGCCGATGATCGCCCAGCAGCGCGAGACGGCGGAGAAGCTCAAGACCGGCCTGGCCCAGATGAAGGACAAGCTCACCGACCTGAAGTCGCGGCGCGACTCCCTGATCGCCCGGCAGAAGTCGGCGCAGGCCCAGCAGCAGGTGCAGCAGGCGATCGGATCGATCAACGTCCTGGACCCCACCAGCGAGATCGCCCGCTTCGAGGAGAAGGTCCGGCGCGAGGAGGCGCTGGCCATGGGTCAGGCCGAGATCGCCGCGTCCTCGCTGGACTCCCAGTTCGCCGAGCTGGAGTCGGCCGGCACCGAGATCGAGGTCGAGGCCCGGCTGGCAGCGCTCAAGGCCGGTCGCCCGGCCCCGCAGATCGAGGGCTGA
- a CDS encoding response regulator transcription factor, protein MTATTGTEATLLVVDDEPNIRELLATSLRFAGFDVHAAADGGTALRLAKQVQPDLLVLDVMLPDMDGFTVTRRLREKGQHVPVLFLTARDDTQDKITGLTVGGDDYVTKPFSLEEVVARIRAILRRTTGVEAESTSVLSYEDLELDEDSHEVRRAGQVIDLSPTEFKLLRYLMLNPGRVLSKAQILDHVWQYDWGGDANIVESYISYLRRKVDHIEGAAGPVAPLIQTKRGVGYMLRKPSGS, encoded by the coding sequence GTGACCGCCACCACCGGAACCGAAGCCACCCTGCTGGTCGTCGACGACGAGCCGAACATCCGCGAACTGCTGGCGACCTCGCTGCGGTTCGCCGGCTTCGACGTGCACGCCGCCGCCGACGGTGGCACCGCGCTCCGCCTGGCCAAGCAGGTCCAGCCCGACCTGCTGGTGCTGGACGTGATGCTGCCCGACATGGACGGCTTCACCGTGACCCGGCGGCTGCGGGAGAAGGGCCAGCACGTCCCGGTGCTCTTCCTGACCGCCCGGGACGACACCCAGGACAAGATCACCGGCCTGACGGTGGGCGGCGACGACTACGTCACCAAGCCGTTCAGCCTGGAGGAGGTGGTGGCCCGGATCCGCGCCATCCTGCGCCGCACCACCGGGGTCGAGGCCGAGTCCACCAGCGTGCTCAGCTACGAGGACCTGGAGCTGGACGAGGACTCGCACGAGGTGCGCCGGGCCGGACAGGTGATCGACCTGTCCCCCACCGAGTTCAAGCTGCTGCGCTACCTGATGCTGAACCCCGGCCGCGTGCTGTCCAAGGCGCAGATCCTGGACCACGTCTGGCAGTACGACTGGGGCGGCGACGCGAACATCGTCGAGTCCTACATCTCCTACCTGCGCCGCAAGGTCGACCACATCGAGGGCGCCGCGGGGCCGGTCGCACCGCTGATCCAGACCAAGCGCGGTGTCGGGTACATGCTGCGCAAGCCGAGCGGGTCGTGA
- a CDS encoding type 1 glutamine amidotransferase: MLTVVQLDDEVPLDRFAEWLDGVTLRLVRADQGEDIGPVDAVDGLIVLGGNMSAHDDQLPQIPAARTALTEAVAAGVPTLGICLGAQLLAVATGGRVHVDAPPGREAGTVALRWRPEAQSDPLLGALAADPTVVMPTMHSDAVVDLPRTGTWLASSPMYPYQAFRVGNAWGVQFHPEASPELLRRWAVADQLPADEADAMVTAAREADERVARDGRTLAEAFAARVRDHVRHR, from the coding sequence GTGTTGACCGTCGTCCAGCTGGATGACGAGGTGCCCCTGGATCGCTTCGCCGAGTGGCTGGACGGGGTGACCCTCCGCCTGGTGCGTGCCGACCAGGGCGAGGACATCGGCCCCGTCGACGCCGTGGACGGCCTGATCGTGCTCGGTGGGAACATGTCCGCGCACGACGATCAGCTGCCGCAGATCCCGGCCGCCCGGACAGCGCTGACCGAGGCGGTCGCCGCCGGGGTGCCCACGCTCGGCATCTGCCTGGGCGCGCAGCTGCTCGCTGTCGCCACCGGTGGCCGGGTGCACGTCGATGCGCCGCCCGGACGTGAGGCCGGGACCGTCGCGCTGCGCTGGCGGCCGGAGGCGCAGTCCGACCCCCTGCTCGGGGCGCTGGCAGCGGACCCGACCGTGGTGATGCCGACCATGCACTCCGATGCGGTCGTGGACCTGCCGCGCACCGGGACCTGGCTGGCGTCATCGCCGATGTATCCGTACCAGGCGTTCCGGGTCGGCAACGCCTGGGGTGTGCAGTTCCACCCGGAGGCGTCGCCGGAGCTGCTGCGACGCTGGGCGGTGGCCGACCAGCTGCCCGCCGATGAGGCCGACGCGATGGTGACCGCCGCACGGGAGGCCGACGAGCGGGTGGCCCGCGACGGTCGGACGCTGGCCGAGGCATTCGCGGCCCGGGTGCGGGACCACGTCCGGCACCGATGA
- a CDS encoding DNA repair helicase XPB — MTDGPLIVQSDKTLLLEVDHDQAEACRRAIAPFAELERAPEHVHTYRLTPLGLWNARAAGHDAEQVVDVLLEYSRYPVPHALLVDVAETMSRYGRLQLVQDPVHGLVLHALDAAVLAEVLRSKRTAGLVGQRIDDTDVVVHPSERGTLKQALLKLGWPAEDLAGYVDGEAHAIDLDESGVSNPGKDGEPRPWQLRPYQREAAEGFWHGGSGVVVLPCGAGKTLVGAAAMAKSQTTTLILVTNTVSARQWRDELIRRTSLTEDEIGEYSGARKEIRPVTIATYQVLTLRRKGSYPHLELLDARDWGLILYDEVHLLPAPIFRMTADLQARRRLGLTATLVREDGREDEVFSLIGPKRYDAPWKDIEAQGYIAPADCVEVRLTLPDRDRMTYATAEPEDKYRLAASAPGKIRVVEHLVRQHAGEPTLVIGQYIDQLEELAEDIGAPVITGATSVTERQRLFDAFRSGELSTLVVSKVANFSIDLPEASVAIQVSGSFGSRQEEAQRLGRLLRPKGDGRTAHFYAVVARDTVDQEFAAHRQRFLAEQGYAYRIVDAEDLDQATAE; from the coding sequence GTGACCGACGGACCGTTGATCGTCCAGAGCGACAAGACCCTCCTCCTCGAGGTCGACCACGACCAGGCCGAGGCGTGCCGTCGTGCCATCGCCCCGTTCGCCGAGCTGGAGCGCGCACCGGAGCACGTGCACACCTACCGGCTGACCCCGCTCGGTCTGTGGAACGCACGCGCCGCCGGGCACGACGCCGAGCAGGTGGTGGATGTGCTGCTGGAGTACAGCCGCTACCCGGTGCCGCATGCCCTGCTGGTCGACGTGGCGGAGACAATGTCCCGCTACGGCCGCCTGCAGCTGGTGCAGGACCCGGTGCACGGCCTGGTGCTGCACGCCCTGGACGCGGCGGTGCTGGCCGAGGTGCTGCGCTCTAAGCGCACCGCCGGGCTGGTCGGTCAGCGGATCGACGACACCGACGTGGTGGTCCACCCCTCCGAGCGCGGCACCCTCAAGCAGGCGCTGCTCAAGCTGGGCTGGCCCGCCGAGGACCTGGCCGGGTACGTCGACGGCGAGGCGCACGCCATCGACCTGGACGAGTCCGGGGTGAGCAACCCGGGCAAGGACGGCGAGCCGCGCCCCTGGCAGTTGCGGCCCTACCAGCGCGAGGCGGCGGAGGGCTTCTGGCACGGCGGCTCCGGCGTCGTCGTGCTGCCCTGTGGTGCCGGGAAGACCCTGGTGGGTGCGGCGGCGATGGCCAAGTCGCAGACCACCACCCTGATCCTGGTGACCAACACGGTCTCGGCCCGGCAGTGGCGGGACGAACTGATCCGGCGCACCAGCCTGACCGAGGACGAGATCGGCGAATACTCCGGCGCCCGCAAGGAGATCCGGCCGGTCACCATCGCCACCTACCAGGTGCTGACCCTGCGCCGGAAGGGCAGCTACCCGCACCTGGAGCTGCTCGACGCCCGCGACTGGGGCCTGATCCTCTACGACGAGGTGCACCTGCTCCCGGCGCCGATCTTCCGGATGACCGCCGACCTGCAGGCCCGGCGGCGGCTGGGGCTGACGGCGACCCTGGTCCGTGAGGACGGTCGCGAGGACGAGGTCTTCAGCCTGATCGGCCCCAAGCGGTACGACGCGCCGTGGAAGGACATCGAGGCACAGGGCTACATCGCGCCCGCCGACTGCGTCGAGGTCCGGCTCACCCTGCCCGACCGGGACCGGATGACCTACGCCACCGCCGAGCCGGAGGACAAGTACCGGCTGGCCGCCAGCGCCCCGGGCAAGATCCGGGTGGTCGAGCACCTGGTCCGCCAGCACGCCGGGGAACCGACGCTGGTGATCGGGCAGTACATCGACCAGCTGGAGGAGTTGGCCGAGGACATCGGCGCGCCGGTGATCACGGGCGCCACCTCGGTGACCGAGCGGCAGCGGTTGTTCGACGCCTTCCGCTCCGGCGAGCTCAGCACGCTGGTGGTGTCCAAGGTGGCGAACTTCTCGATCGACCTGCCGGAGGCGTCGGTGGCGATCCAGGTCTCCGGCTCCTTCGGCTCCCGGCAGGAGGAGGCGCAGCGGTTGGGTCGACTGCTGCGGCCCAAGGGCGACGGTCGCACGGCGCACTTCTACGCCGTGGTCGCCCGGGACACCGTGGACCAGGAGTTCGCCGCACACCGGCAGCGCTTCCTCGCCGAGCAGGGCTACGCCTACCGGATCGTGGACGCGGAGGATCTGGACCAGGCGACGGCGGAGTGA
- the groL gene encoding chaperonin GroEL (60 kDa chaperone family; promotes refolding of misfolded polypeptides especially under stressful conditions; forms two stacked rings of heptamers to form a barrel-shaped 14mer; ends can be capped by GroES; misfolded proteins enter the barrel where they are refolded when GroES binds): MAKIIAFNEEARRGIERGLNVLADTVKVTLGPKGRNVVLDKKWGAPTITNDGVSIAKEIDLEDPYEKIGAELVKEVAKKTDDVAGDGTTTATVLAQALVREGLRNVAAGANPIALKKGIEKAVAAVTEQLLAQAKEIETKEQIAATAAISAGDAAIGELIAEALDKVGKEGVITVEESNALGLELELTEGMRFDKGFLSAYFVTDPERQEAILEDAYVLLVESKISNVKDLLPLLEKVIQTGKPLIIVAEDVESEALATLVVNRIRGIFKSVAVKAPGFGDRRKAMLQDMAILTGGQVVSETVGLKLDQVGLEVLGTARKVVVTKDETTIVEGGGSAEQIAGRVNQIRAEIDNSDSDYDREKLQERLAKLAGGVAVIKAGAATEVELKERKHRIEDAVRNAKAAVEEGIVAGGGVALIQAGKTAFETLELVGDEATGANIVKVAIDAPLKQIAVNAGLEGGVVAERVRNLPAGQGLNAATGEYEDLLAAGVNDPVKVTRSALQNASSIAALFLTTEAVVADKPEKAAPAAPDAGGMGGMDF; this comes from the coding sequence ATGGCCAAGATCATTGCCTTCAACGAGGAGGCCCGCCGCGGTATCGAGCGTGGACTGAACGTCCTCGCCGACACCGTCAAGGTCACCCTGGGCCCCAAGGGCCGCAACGTCGTGCTGGACAAGAAGTGGGGCGCCCCCACGATCACCAACGACGGTGTCTCCATCGCCAAGGAGATCGACCTCGAGGACCCGTACGAGAAGATCGGTGCGGAGCTCGTCAAGGAGGTCGCCAAGAAGACCGACGACGTCGCGGGTGACGGCACCACCACCGCCACCGTGCTGGCCCAGGCGCTGGTGCGCGAGGGTCTGCGCAACGTGGCCGCCGGCGCCAACCCGATCGCCCTGAAGAAGGGCATCGAGAAGGCCGTCGCCGCCGTGACCGAGCAGCTCCTGGCCCAGGCCAAGGAGATCGAGACCAAGGAGCAGATCGCCGCCACCGCCGCGATCTCCGCCGGTGACGCCGCGATCGGTGAGCTGATCGCCGAGGCGCTGGACAAGGTCGGCAAGGAAGGCGTCATCACGGTCGAGGAGTCCAACGCTCTCGGCCTGGAGCTCGAGCTGACCGAGGGCATGCGCTTCGACAAGGGCTTCCTGTCGGCGTACTTCGTCACCGACCCGGAGCGCCAGGAGGCGATCCTCGAGGACGCCTACGTCCTGCTGGTCGAGTCGAAGATCTCGAACGTCAAGGACCTGCTGCCGCTGCTGGAGAAGGTCATCCAGACCGGCAAGCCGCTGATCATCGTGGCCGAGGACGTCGAGTCCGAGGCGCTGGCGACCCTGGTCGTCAACCGCATCCGTGGCATCTTCAAGTCCGTCGCCGTCAAGGCCCCGGGCTTCGGCGACCGCCGCAAGGCGATGCTGCAGGACATGGCCATCCTCACCGGTGGTCAGGTCGTCTCCGAGACCGTCGGCCTCAAGCTGGACCAGGTCGGCCTCGAGGTGCTCGGCACCGCCCGCAAGGTCGTCGTGACCAAGGACGAGACCACCATCGTCGAGGGTGGCGGCTCCGCGGAGCAGATCGCCGGCCGGGTCAACCAGATCCGCGCCGAGATCGACAACTCCGACTCGGACTACGACCGCGAGAAGCTGCAGGAGCGCCTGGCCAAGCTGGCCGGTGGCGTCGCCGTCATCAAGGCGGGTGCCGCGACCGAGGTCGAGCTCAAGGAGCGCAAGCACCGCATCGAGGACGCCGTCCGCAACGCGAAGGCAGCCGTCGAGGAGGGCATCGTCGCCGGCGGTGGCGTCGCCCTGATCCAGGCCGGCAAGACCGCGTTCGAGACCCTCGAGCTGGTCGGTGACGAGGCGACCGGTGCGAACATCGTCAAGGTCGCCATCGACGCCCCGCTGAAGCAGATCGCCGTCAACGCCGGTCTCGAGGGTGGCGTGGTCGCCGAGCGCGTCCGCAACCTGCCCGCCGGTCAGGGCCTCAACGCCGCCACCGGCGAGTACGAGGACCTGCTGGCCGCCGGTGTGAACGACCCGGTGAAGGTGACCCGTTCCGCGCTGCAGAACGCGTCCTCCATCGCCGCGCTGTTCCTCACCACCGAGGCAGTCGTCGCCGACAAGCCGGAGAAGGCCGCCCCGGCCGCCCCGGACGCCGGTGGCATGGGCGGCATGGACTTCTGA